A stretch of DNA from Gemmatimonadaceae bacterium:
TTGAAATCGAAGCGTTGGAGCCGGCTGAGCACCGGGGCGGCGGCCTGGGCGATCTTCTGCGGCTCCGTGGTGGCAAAGACGAACACGACGCGCGGAGGCGGCTCCTCGAGGATCTTGAGCAGCGCGTTCCACGCCTCGCGTGTGAGCATGTGCGCCTCGTCCACGATGTACACTTTGTAGCCGTGCTCGCCCGAGGGGGCGTACATGGCGCGCTCGCGAAGCTCGCGGGCGTCGTCCACGCCGCGGTTGCTGGCCGCGTCGATCTCGACGACGTCCAGGGAAGCCCCGCCGCTCCAGATGCGCATGCACGCGTTGCACACGCCGCACGGCTCGCCCGCTTCGAGGGTGAGCGCCTCGTTCGAAGCGCTCCCGCCTCCCGCCTCCGCGCCTCCCCCTGCGGCGAGCGCCGCCCGGGCCGCGTTCAGCCGCTCGCAGTTGAGCGCCATGGCGAGTACGCGGGCAAGCGTGGTCTTGCCCACCCCGCGAGGACCGCAGAGCAGATACCCGTGAGCCACGCGGCCGCGCGCGATCGCCCCCTTGAGCGTATTCGCGACGTGCGATTGCACCGCGACGTCGGCGAAGGTCTTGGGGCGGTATTTGCGGGCGAGGGCGATGGACACGGGGGGCACTCGAGGGCGGCGGGAGCTGGCCACTGCGGTCTGGCTTCAGTGTGCAGGTCGCAATCTACAGCCGATCAGCTTCATCGAAAGTGACGCGCGCACGGCGGTCGAAAGCAAGGCGCGGGCGGGACCTCCCGTGTGGGAGGTGCACCGCCCGCGCAGTGTCCCAGGCCTGACGAAGCGACGCAAGACACCTCATGCCGCTGCTGCCTTCGGGGCCCTGACGGAGTTAGAAGGCTCACGCCCTCCGGGGCCTGGAACGAATGAAAGTTAGCCTGAGGCGGGGGCGCCCTCAAGCCGCCTTTCCCGACGCCGTCCTGGCCTCAGGCCCTGGCGAGAGCCCGCGCCAGCACCTGGGCGGCCGCTTTCACCTGTTCGGCGGAGACGTCCAGATGCGTGACGGCGCGGATGCGCGTGGCCGACCAGGCCGAGACGAGAACGCCTTCGGCCGCGCAGGCCTTGACCACCGGGGCGGCCGCGCGTCCGTCGGGCAGATCGACCATGACGATGTTGGTGTCCGGAACGACGACCCGGGCATTGCCGGCCCCGTCCACGATGCGGCCGAATTCCCGCGCGTGAGCGTGATCGTCGGCCAGGCGGGACAGGTTGTGTTCGAGGCCGAACAGCGCCGCGGCCGCAATGACCCCCGACTGCCGCATGGCGCCGCCGAACCGTTTGCGAATGCCCCACAGCTCTTCGGCGGCGGGAGCGGAGGTGGCCACGGCGGCGCCGATCGGAGCGCCGAGTCCCTTGGAGAACGCCACCATGACCGTATCGGCGGCGGCGGCGAAATCCTCGAGCGGCACGCCCGACGCAACGGACGCATTCCAGAGGCGCGCGCCGTCGAGGTGTACGGGGAGCTCGAGTTCCGTGGCGAAGGCCCGGATGGCCCGCATCTCGGCGAGCGGCACGATCTTTCCGCCGGCGCCGTTGTGCGTGTTCTCCACGCACACCAGACTGGGGCTGGTCATATGGCGCGCCCTCGGGCGCACGTAGCGTCGCATGTCGTCGGCCGTGGCGACGATGCCCGTGGGCGTCACGGGGCGGATCTGCGCACCGCTGAGCGCGGCCACGCCGGCCATCTCCCAGTGGGCGATGTGGGCGTCGTGGTCGAGGATGACTTCCGTGCCGGGCGTGGTGTGCAGATTCACGGATGCCTGGTTGGCCATGACGCCGCTGGGAAAGAACAGCGCGCGTTCCTTGCCGAGCAGTTCGGCCACGCGCCGCTCGAGCCGGAGCGTGGTGGGATCGCCATCGCGCTCGTCGTCGCCCACCTCGGCGTCTGCCATGGCCCGCCGCATCTCGAGCGACGGTTTCGTGACGGTGTCGCTGCGCAGATCGATGGGAGTCATGAGGGACGGCCTGGATTCATTCGTGGAAGACCTCGCGCTGCAATCGCCGCATGCGCCGCAACTCGTACACCTGCCCCACCTCGCCACCGAGGATGAACACGATCGCCGAGTAGTATACCCAGACGACGACGATGACGATGGCGGCGAGCGCGCCGGAGTACACCGACGCCGTATTGACGTGGTGGATGAAGACCGAGAACAGCTGCTTGGCCGCCTCGAACAGCACACTCGTGAACAGCGAGGCGACGAGGGCCGTCTGCCAGCGCACGCGACGGGCCGGCAGGTAGCGGTAGATGGCGAAGAACATGCTGGCGAGGAACAGGAACGCCACACCGCGCCCGAGCGCGTACTCGAGCGAGCCCATGACATCCTTGCGCAGGCCGAGGTCCATGAGGATCTCCACCCCGCGCGATCGCGCGATCGCGAGATACGCCGAGATGACGGTGTTGGCCACGAACAGCGCGGTGGCCAGGAGGGTCATTTTGACGTCGAAGATCTTGCCGGCGATGATGCCCCGGGTGGCGTCGACATCGAACACCTCGGCGACCACCGTGCGCAGCGAACCGAACAGCCGCGTGGACAGGAAGAGGAAGATGAGGGCGCTCCAGATACCCAGAGAATGATGGGCCTGGAGCGTGTCGTTGATCACGCGGTGCACGGTGGTGCCCACCGCGTCGCCGTGCGGGGGCAGCATGCGGTCGACGATGTCGGTGATCTCGGCGTTCGACATGGCCGGCGACAGATCGAGCACGAAGGTCAGGCCCGACACGAGCGTGATCACGAACGGCACCGACGCCAGCAGGACGTCGAACGAGACGCCGCTGGCAAGGAACAACACGTTGTCCTCGAACGAATTGTCCCACATGCGCACGAGATAGTCGCGCACCGCCCACCGCAGCTCCGAGAAGCGTGGCCGCCGGGTCATGCTTCGGGCAACGGTGGGCGGGATGGGACGGGCGACAGCTAGGCTTCGCCGTCGTCGGACGCCGCGCCCGCCTGGTAGGCCGACTTGGCCGCGGCGAGCCGCCGCTCGAGATCCTCACGAGCCTGATGCGCGGCCGCGCGGCCGCTGCCCACGGCGTGGCCGACCTTGCGCTTGCCCCGGTCGACCGCGTCCCGCGCCGAGTCCAGTCCGTCTTCCACGCGGTCGCGCGCGTCCTCGTAGACGTCGCCGGCCTTGTCGCGGAGATCCTCGGCCAGCTCCCGCGCCCGCATCTTGGCGCGGCGCCCGCGACGCACGATGTCACGGCGCGTGTCCTCGCCCGACTGCGGCGCGAACAGCAGCGCCACACCGGCGCCCACCGCGAGCCCGAGCAGGAACGGCATGACCCCGGGCCCGGATCTCTCGATCACGACCGCCCGGTCGTCGTTGCGCGTGTAGTCCGTCATTGGAGCCTCCTTTCAAAGATGAAACCGCCGCCGCGTCACTCGCCGGCGTCGGGGTCGTCCGGCGCGGCCGCCACGCCCGCGGTCTCCTCGTCGGGCAGCGGCCGGTGGATGACCGGCGCCGCCACGTACGTGGCAACCATCGCCGCGGTATTGCCGATGGCGAGCTGCTCGAACAGGAACGTGAACTTGGCGTCGTAGGTCCTGGCCAGATCGGCCTTGACGTCGGCCGGCAGATCCCAGAACCGGCGCTTGAACGGCCCCAGCGCCTTCTTGCGAGTTTTATAATAGAACTGTTCGTCGGAATCCGTAGCCTTGCGCTCGCCCTTGGCGTTGACGTCGAGCCAGGCGTAGATCTCGTCGCGCAACGCCGCCGGCAGGTGATCGTAGAGCATGTTCTGGAAGTTCGTCGCCAGGTGGATCTCCGCCGTCTCGCGCTTGGGAAAATTGTGGAAGGCGCTGTCGGGCAGGGTCGACGCGCCGTGCTGAACCGCCCCCGACAGCCCGTACTCGTCGCGCGCCGCCTTGGAGAGCCGTTCGAGGGTGTCGAGATCCAGTTTCACGTCGGCAATCGTACCGTCCGCCAGGACGATCCCGCCGTGCGACGTGCCCGACTGCACGCTGATCTTGGACACCCCCACCATCCCCTTGGGGCACGTGCGGTTGAAGCCATCCATGTAGGCGCGCAGTTCGCCCACCGTGCTGTTCTCCGTGCCGACCTCGCCGATCTCGCCACCCACGGAGATCGTCACGTCCACCGGCTCGGCGGCGCGGACGACCTTGAGGATGTCGACCCCGACCTCGTAGTTGAGCCGTTGCTGCTCGTCCAGCGTCGGCTTGGCGATGTCCACCAGCGTGGAGGTATCGATGTCGATGTTGTAGAAGCCGGCACCGATGGCCTCGTCGGCCAGCTGCTTCACGCCCCCCACCTCCGCCACCGCGTCGGTCGCGAACTTCTTGGCATTCACCTGGAAGTGGTCGCCCTGGATGAACAGCGGGCCGCGGAACCCTTCGCGCAGCGCCGCGGCGATCACCACCGCCACGTACTCCGCGGGGCGCTGGTCGGTGTAGGCGATCTCCGACCGCGCGATCTCCAGAATGAACGCCCCGGCCTTGAGGCGATTGGCGGTGCGGAAGATCGAGCGCGCCGTATCGTACGCCATGCCGCGCACGTTGATGGCCGGTACCGTGAACCCGTGCACCTCGCCGCGTCCGCGCGCCATGTACAGCTCGTGGATGGACGAGGGGCGCACGCCCACCGCCTGTCCCAGTTCCCAGAGCAGCCAGCGGGCGTGGTTCCGTTCCAACTCGCCGCCGAACACGGCCGCCCGCACGAGCGCGTCCATCACCGCGCCGGCCAGCGGCTTGGCGTCATTCACCTTCACGCGGTCGTTCGTCACCGATACCGCGGCGCCGAACAGGCCGTTCAGCGTGTCGACAATCTGGGGCATGGCTTCCTCGTGACCGGACCGGACGAGCACGGACGCGCCCCCGGGGCCCGGAGGTCGATCTGTAGTCTCAAGTTCGCCCAGTTCGCGGGCCGATTCAAGCGGGAGCTCTACACGAACGTCTTCGGATCGGGCTTGGGGAGCGTCTCCCACTCGCGGCGGGCCGCCTCGGCATCGGCGCGGCCGAGCATGGCGTAGGTGAACTGCTTGCCAAGTTCAACCCCGGGCTGATTGAGCGCATTGACCCCGTACAATTGGCCGGCGTAGATCGTGGCGACCTCGAGGAGCATCATCAGCCCGCCCACGTGCCATTCGTCGGCGTGGTCGAGATGGATGGTGAGGTTGGGACGTCCGCGCAGGGCCAGCGCGCCCGCCGTGGCGCGCCGCTCGATGTCGATCAACTCGCCCAGATGGTGGCCGCCCAGGTAGGCCAGTTCGGGCACGTCCTGATGCAGTTTGGGGATCGCCACGTCCACCGGATGTTCCGCCACCTGGACGAAGCTCACCGTCTTGTTGGGGGTCCCTTCCATGAACAGCTGCACCTGGCTGTGCTGGTCGGTGGCGCCGTGCGCGGCGAGCGGCGTGGGCCCGACGCCGGCGTCGCCGGGAATCCGGTGTTTGCCCAGGCTCTCGGCCCACAGCTGCACGAACCAGGCGGCAATGTCGCGCAGCGGATCGGAGTACGGCATGAGCACGTGAATGCCGCGCCCCGCCCGCGTGTCGGCCAGCCACTGGAGTACGCCGAACACGGCGCCCGGGTTCTCGCGCAGGGTGGCGGCGCGGCACCGCTTCTCCATGTCGGCGGCGCCGGCGAGCAGCGGCGTGGTCTTGATGCCGAGCAGCGCCGCCGGAAGCACGCCCACCGGGGAGAGCACGCTAAACCGCCCGCCGACGTTGGGCGGAATGTCGAGCGCCGCCACGCGTTCGTGCCGCGCGATGTCGCGCAGCGCGCCGTTCTCGGGATCCGTGACGAACACGAGGTGTTCCCGGGCCCGGTCGCCGAGTTGCGCGTTCAGCGCGCCGCGCACGATCAGGTACTGAGCCATCGTCTCGGCGGTGCCGCCGGACTTGGAGATGACGAGGAACAGCGTGCGGTCGAGCTTCACCCGCGCCATGACGTGGGCGATCGTGCCGGGATCGACGTTGTCCAGCACGTGGAGGCGCGGCTTGCCGCGCCGCTCCTTTTTCGCGAGGGTATTCCAGTCCCGCGTATTGAGCGCCTGGTGCAACGCGATGGGGCCAAGGGCTGACCCACCGATGCCGAGGAGCACGAGGTCATCGAACTTGCCCCGGGTGCCTTTGGCAAAGGTGCGCGACTGATCGTGCAGCGCTTTGTCGCGCGGGAGGTCGAGGAAGCCCAGCACGCCGGTGCCGCGCAGCTGCCTGACGGCGGCGTGGGTGGCGGCGAAGTCGCGTGCAGCGGCTTCCCACGCGTCGGTGGGAATGCCACCGGACACCGCGCCGGCCAGCATGTTCGTGTAATCGATGTGTATGGCCATGGTCAATCGATCCTCACGGTGAGGCCGTCGAAGGCCGGGGTGATGCCGCGCGGCAGTTCCGCTTCGAGATCGGCGTGAAAGTTGTCGTGCGTGAGGTGTGTGAGATACGTCCGTTCGGCCCCCACCTGGCGCGCCACGCGAATCGCCTCGGGGATGCTGAGGTGCGTGGGGTGCTCGGTGCGGAATAGTGCGTTGACGACGAGGACCTTCACGCCGACGATCTGTTCGAGCACTTCCTGCGGTACGGTTTTGGCATCGGTGATGTACGCGAGGTCACCGATGCGGAAGCCGGTGACGGTGACCCGCCCGTGCGGGAGCGCGAACGGCAGCACTTCGACGCCGCCGACGACGAACGATTCGCCGTGGCGGAACACGATGGCCCGCCCTTCGGGCTTGGACGTTCCGGGGAGCGGCCGGGCCGTCTCGTCGAACACGTAGCCGAACTTGGCGCGCACGCTGGCGAGCGTCTCGTCGGAGCCGTAGAACGGCAGGGGGCCGTCGCGGCGCACCGACACGGCGCGGATGTCGTCGATGCCGTGCGTGTGATCGGCGTGATCGTGCGTGAACAGCACCGCGTCCACGCGGTCGATGCCGGCGGCGATGAGCTGCAGCCGCAGTTCGGGAGGGGTATCGAGCAGCAGCCGCGTTCCGCCCTGCCCCTCCACCACCGCGCCCACGCGCGTACGCTTGTCCCGCGGGTCGGCCGAGGCGCACACCTTGCAGTGGCAGCCCAGCTGGGGCACGCCGAAGCTCGTGCCGGTCCCGAGGAACGTGAGCTTCACACCGTCTCCACCTTGAGCGTGTTGGTGGTGCCGGGCACGTCGAACGGTACGCCGGCGGTGACGATCGCGCGGTCGCCTTTCTGCGCCAGGCCGCGCCGGCGTACGACGTTGAGGGCCACCTGCACCATCGCCTCGTACGTATCGCAGTGCGGCACGAGTTCCGGGATCACGCCCCACAGCAGGGAGAGT
This window harbors:
- a CDS encoding GntG family PLP-dependent aldolase: MTPIDLRSDTVTKPSLEMRRAMADAEVGDDERDGDPTTLRLERRVAELLGKERALFFPSGVMANQASVNLHTTPGTEVILDHDAHIAHWEMAGVAALSGAQIRPVTPTGIVATADDMRRYVRPRARHMTSPSLVCVENTHNGAGGKIVPLAEMRAIRAFATELELPVHLDGARLWNASVASGVPLEDFAAAADTVMVAFSKGLGAPIGAAVATSAPAAEELWGIRKRFGGAMRQSGVIAAAALFGLEHNLSRLADDHAHAREFGRIVDGAGNARVVVPDTNIVMVDLPDGRAAAPVVKACAAEGVLVSAWSATRIRAVTHLDVSAEQVKAAAQVLARALARA
- a CDS encoding YihY/virulence factor BrkB family protein codes for the protein MTRRPRFSELRWAVRDYLVRMWDNSFEDNVLFLASGVSFDVLLASVPFVITLVSGLTFVLDLSPAMSNAEITDIVDRMLPPHGDAVGTTVHRVINDTLQAHHSLGIWSALIFLFLSTRLFGSLRTVVAEVFDVDATRGIIAGKIFDVKMTLLATALFVANTVISAYLAIARSRGVEILMDLGLRKDVMGSLEYALGRGVAFLFLASMFFAIYRYLPARRVRWQTALVASLFTSVLFEAAKQLFSVFIHHVNTASVYSGALAAIVIVVVWVYYSAIVFILGGEVGQVYELRRMRRLQREVFHE
- a CDS encoding YtxH domain-containing protein — encoded protein: MTDYTRNDDRAVVIERSGPGVMPFLLGLAVGAGVALLFAPQSGEDTRRDIVRRGRRAKMRARELAEDLRDKAGDVYEDARDRVEDGLDSARDAVDRGKRKVGHAVGSGRAAAHQAREDLERRLAAAKSAYQAGAASDDGEA
- a CDS encoding class II fructose-bisphosphate aldolase produces the protein MPQIVDTLNGLFGAAVSVTNDRVKVNDAKPLAGAVMDALVRAAVFGGELERNHARWLLWELGQAVGVRPSSIHELYMARGRGEVHGFTVPAINVRGMAYDTARSIFRTANRLKAGAFILEIARSEIAYTDQRPAEYVAVVIAAALREGFRGPLFIQGDHFQVNAKKFATDAVAEVGGVKQLADEAIGAGFYNIDIDTSTLVDIAKPTLDEQQRLNYEVGVDILKVVRAAEPVDVTISVGGEIGEVGTENSTVGELRAYMDGFNRTCPKGMVGVSKISVQSGTSHGGIVLADGTIADVKLDLDTLERLSKAARDEYGLSGAVQHGASTLPDSAFHNFPKRETAEIHLATNFQNMLYDHLPAALRDEIYAWLDVNAKGERKATDSDEQFYYKTRKKALGPFKRRFWDLPADVKADLARTYDAKFTFLFEQLAIGNTAAMVATYVAAPVIHRPLPDEETAGVAAAPDDPDAGE
- a CDS encoding glucose-6-phosphate isomerase — protein: MAIHIDYTNMLAGAVSGGIPTDAWEAAARDFAATHAAVRQLRGTGVLGFLDLPRDKALHDQSRTFAKGTRGKFDDLVLLGIGGSALGPIALHQALNTRDWNTLAKKERRGKPRLHVLDNVDPGTIAHVMARVKLDRTLFLVISKSGGTAETMAQYLIVRGALNAQLGDRAREHLVFVTDPENGALRDIARHERVAALDIPPNVGGRFSVLSPVGVLPAALLGIKTTPLLAGAADMEKRCRAATLRENPGAVFGVLQWLADTRAGRGIHVLMPYSDPLRDIAAWFVQLWAESLGKHRIPGDAGVGPTPLAAHGATDQHSQVQLFMEGTPNKTVSFVQVAEHPVDVAIPKLHQDVPELAYLGGHHLGELIDIERRATAGALALRGRPNLTIHLDHADEWHVGGLMMLLEVATIYAGQLYGVNALNQPGVELGKQFTYAMLGRADAEAARREWETLPKPDPKTFV
- a CDS encoding MBL fold metallo-hydrolase; amino-acid sequence: MKLTFLGTGTSFGVPQLGCHCKVCASADPRDKRTRVGAVVEGQGGTRLLLDTPPELRLQLIAAGIDRVDAVLFTHDHADHTHGIDDIRAVSVRRDGPLPFYGSDETLASVRAKFGYVFDETARPLPGTSKPEGRAIVFRHGESFVVGGVEVLPFALPHGRVTVTGFRIGDLAYITDAKTVPQEVLEQIVGVKVLVVNALFRTEHPTHLSIPEAIRVARQVGAERTYLTHLTHDNFHADLEAELPRGITPAFDGLTVRID